The following proteins are co-located in the Paludibaculum fermentans genome:
- a CDS encoding xanthine dehydrogenase family protein molybdopterin-binding subunit produces MPNYSWPPMASRKVIGQRLSRTDGIEKASGRAKYNSDLNKPGMLHAVLLTSPFAHAKVKSIDTSAAEKHAGVAAVRVIAPAGTEIQWAGWEIAVVAASTELAARDAVQKIKIEYDIMPHVVVENDLKKVRTRAKPAGEQLEGDPDQAMKEADVTLEASYGIPTLTHCCLEPHGQVIGWGADGKVEFNPSTQSVTSIRGDLARLLSIPTTDIHVHQDHVGGGFGSKFQPDRWGVEAAQLSKAAGGKPVKLFLDRPTELMIAGCRPSGFLNVKLGAKKDGTLTVWQSESWASGGIGGGGSPPIPYVFTKVPNRRQNHTAVSLNTAPIRAWRAPNHQQASYLTCAPLEDLAAKLKMDPLDMFIKNANLTQREDTYVRQLKKAAELSDWKKLWHPRGDAGKGPIKRGLGIGVNTWGGAGHDSTARTTIHPDGTVEVELGSQDLGTGTRTIIAQVAAETLGLRVPDIRVKLGDTNYPPSGTSGGSTTVGGVTSSTRKATVNALDKLLAEVAGGLGAPADQLEAVDGKIQVKGNATKSLTWKAACQKLGVKTVSETGSNVPREAAKEGLNTGGVGGVQIADVSVDVETGVVKMNKLVAVQDIGLVVNPKTAESQVFGACIMSICGALMEERIMDELTGRMLNADMEFYKLAGIKDIGEIVVHFEIDELNDKRGVIGLGEPPAIGGIAAISNAVANAIGTRVPTVPMSPMNVLDALSGRKS; encoded by the coding sequence ATGCCTAATTACAGTTGGCCGCCCATGGCCAGCCGGAAGGTGATCGGGCAGCGCCTCAGCCGCACCGATGGCATCGAGAAGGCCTCCGGCCGCGCGAAATACAACTCCGACCTGAACAAACCGGGCATGCTGCATGCCGTCCTGCTCACCTCTCCGTTCGCCCACGCGAAGGTGAAGTCCATCGACACCAGCGCCGCCGAAAAACACGCCGGAGTCGCCGCCGTTCGCGTCATCGCGCCGGCCGGCACCGAAATCCAATGGGCCGGCTGGGAGATTGCCGTGGTCGCCGCCAGCACGGAACTGGCCGCCCGCGACGCAGTCCAGAAAATCAAGATCGAGTACGACATCATGCCGCACGTCGTAGTCGAGAATGATCTCAAGAAGGTGCGGACCCGCGCCAAGCCGGCGGGCGAACAGCTTGAAGGCGACCCCGACCAGGCGATGAAGGAAGCCGACGTCACGCTGGAAGCCAGCTACGGCATTCCGACACTGACCCACTGCTGCCTGGAGCCCCACGGCCAGGTCATCGGCTGGGGTGCCGACGGCAAAGTCGAATTCAACCCTTCCACCCAATCCGTCACCAGCATCCGCGGCGACCTCGCCCGCCTGCTGAGCATCCCCACCACCGACATCCATGTCCATCAGGACCACGTCGGCGGCGGCTTCGGCTCCAAGTTCCAGCCCGACCGCTGGGGTGTGGAAGCGGCGCAACTCTCCAAGGCCGCCGGCGGCAAGCCCGTCAAGCTGTTCCTGGATCGGCCGACGGAACTGATGATCGCCGGCTGCCGCCCCTCCGGCTTCCTGAACGTGAAGCTCGGCGCCAAGAAGGACGGCACCCTCACCGTGTGGCAGAGCGAAAGCTGGGCCTCCGGCGGTATCGGCGGCGGCGGATCCCCACCCATCCCGTATGTCTTCACGAAGGTGCCCAACCGGCGCCAGAACCACACCGCGGTCAGCCTGAACACGGCACCCATCCGCGCCTGGCGCGCTCCCAACCACCAGCAGGCGTCCTATCTGACGTGCGCTCCGCTGGAAGATCTGGCGGCCAAGCTCAAGATGGACCCGCTGGACATGTTCATCAAGAACGCCAACCTGACGCAGCGGGAAGACACCTACGTCCGCCAGTTGAAGAAGGCCGCGGAACTCTCCGACTGGAAGAAGCTGTGGCATCCGCGCGGCGATGCGGGCAAGGGCCCCATCAAGCGCGGCCTGGGCATCGGCGTGAATACGTGGGGCGGCGCGGGTCACGACTCGACGGCGCGCACCACCATCCATCCCGACGGTACCGTGGAAGTCGAACTCGGTTCGCAGGACCTGGGCACCGGCACCCGCACGATCATCGCGCAGGTGGCGGCCGAGACCCTGGGGCTGCGGGTTCCTGACATCCGCGTCAAGTTGGGCGATACGAACTATCCCCCGTCGGGCACATCGGGCGGATCCACCACCGTGGGCGGCGTCACCTCGTCCACCCGCAAGGCGACCGTCAATGCGCTCGACAAGCTGCTGGCCGAAGTGGCCGGCGGACTCGGCGCACCGGCCGACCAGCTCGAAGCGGTGGACGGCAAGATCCAGGTGAAGGGCAACGCTACCAAGAGCCTGACCTGGAAAGCGGCCTGCCAGAAGCTGGGCGTGAAGACCGTCTCCGAGACGGGTTCCAACGTGCCCCGCGAGGCGGCCAAGGAAGGCCTGAACACGGGCGGCGTGGGCGGCGTGCAGATTGCCGACGTCAGCGTCGATGTGGAAACCGGCGTCGTTAAGATGAACAAGCTGGTGGCCGTCCAGGACATCGGCCTGGTCGTCAATCCGAAGACGGCGGAAAGCCAGGTCTTCGGCGCCTGCATCATGTCCATCTGCGGCGCTCTCATGGAAGAGCGCATCATGGACGAGCTCACCGGCCGCATGCTCAATGCGGATATGGAGTTCTACAAACTGGCCGGCATCAAAGATATCGGCGAGATTGTGGTCCACTTTGAAATCGATGAATTGAACGACAAGCGCGGCGTGATCGGCCTGGGCGAACCCCCGGCCATCGGCGGCATCGCGGCCATCTCGAACGCGGTGGCCAACGCCATCGGCACGCGGGTGCCCACGGTGCCCATGAGCCCGATGAATGTCCTGGACGCGCTGAGCGGGAGGAAGTCCTGA
- a CDS encoding (2Fe-2S)-binding protein, with protein sequence MSEILDPENREKRKGRGFSRRGFMQGIGVTGAVAPALLPEQAQAQTPPGVMGPGAVAITLNINGKPMKATVEPRETLLDTLRNQLDITGAKRVCDRGTCGACSVLVNGKVSYACSILAIDAQGKQITTIEGFAMSGGKPHAVVQAFVNNDAQQCGYCTPGFVVASKAFLDHTPNPTYEQVKDGLGGNLCRCGTYVGVRKAVLEAAKMMKGGSNA encoded by the coding sequence GTGAGTGAAATCCTCGATCCCGAGAACCGGGAAAAGCGAAAAGGCCGCGGTTTCTCCCGCCGCGGTTTCATGCAGGGCATCGGTGTCACCGGAGCCGTTGCTCCAGCTCTGCTTCCAGAGCAGGCCCAGGCCCAAACGCCTCCAGGCGTCATGGGACCGGGCGCGGTAGCGATCACCCTGAACATTAACGGAAAGCCAATGAAGGCCACGGTGGAGCCGCGCGAAACGCTGCTCGACACACTGCGCAACCAACTCGATATCACGGGCGCCAAGCGCGTCTGCGATCGCGGCACCTGCGGCGCCTGCTCCGTCCTCGTCAACGGCAAAGTCTCCTACGCCTGCTCCATCCTCGCCATCGACGCACAGGGCAAACAGATCACCACCATCGAAGGATTTGCCATGTCGGGCGGCAAGCCCCATGCCGTCGTGCAGGCCTTCGTGAACAACGACGCCCAGCAGTGCGGCTATTGCACACCGGGCTTTGTCGTCGCGTCAAAAGCATTTCTGGATCACACCCCCAACCCGACCTACGAGCAGGTCAAGGATGGTCTCGGCGGCAATCTCTGCCGCTGCGGCACCTACGTCGGTGTCCGCAAGGCCGTCCTCGAAGCAGCCAAGATGATGAAGGGAGGCTCGAATGCCTAA
- a CDS encoding TonB-dependent receptor, producing the protein MKSRTIAALLVMFVAATLTLVAQAVNGTLLGTVTDASGASVPNVKVTLTETNTGVTKTATTNDSGNYNYPDLPPGTYSVTSEVTGFKKVTRTGVTLQVNTTARVDLVLQPGNVSETIEVSAQAALLQTETATTGSQMSAVQTENLPLGTNRNFQNLLNLVPGTSRASFQHSQFFNAASSLQTQVNGQMRMGNNYQIEGIDNNERTGLLQVYIPPIEAIQNVDVATSNFDAELGRAAGAVTNVMLKSGTNELHGAAYYFMRNSALNARNFFDTSVGHQAYNYFGGNAGGAIIKNKLFYFGDYLRITDHQANTNRLNIPAADLRTGDLSRSTTPIYDPATGNADGTGRVPFTNNVIPTSRINPISAKILGLVPAPTSAGDTNNWFGLLPFTKDTDSLDWKMDYNKSDKDRLSGRFSFARPVVFQAPAFGAAGGAAQSAFAGTGIQRTYSAGLNYNRVFSTTLVSEFRVGVAHYRNDAQNADFGTKSSEALGIPGVNIDAYSSGLVGINLNNGYSNPLVGYSASLPWKRAEANIDIANTWTKTLGNHTIKWGADIRRVRDDLLQMQTFSPRGVYNFGDGQTSIPGAKTSFMNNMASFLLDVPSSAGRDLATYFPAYRAWQSFFFLQDRWLVTPKLTVNIGLRWELYPPATPRFKGGFSNYDPYKNTLSVAGYGSVPMNLGITNHKDYFAPRLGIAYRLNDRTVIRAGSGISYTPFPDNSYAYNYPVRANNSFNPAVASYGPAILPDGSVATFQKGFPAPIQVPIPDSGIITNPDKNQAYFVVNPGYKNPHVISWNFAIQRQLPMQLALDVTYVGNHGVNTGLNYNLNAATVVGQGNNGLPQFGPFGRTASTNLLFAGFSSMYNALQVKLDRRFQTGLTMTTAYTYGKGMAFQDGDDGGAAYYINFRRNYARTNWDRTHTFVQSYVYELPIGKGHPFLNSGWASHGLGGWKVNGVLTLMSGMPVNFSYSAAGLSAPGNSQSPNQIAPIEVLHGINVGNPWFSTGSFAAPETGVFGNLGRNNFSGPGFFNLDFSLFKIFRISERMGLEIRAESFGITNTAQFNNPNTTLGNANFGFITGAGGGRNMQLGAKLTF; encoded by the coding sequence TTGAAGTCCAGAACGATTGCAGCCCTTCTTGTCATGTTTGTAGCCGCCACCTTGACGCTTGTAGCGCAAGCCGTGAACGGCACCCTGCTGGGCACCGTAACAGACGCGAGCGGAGCGTCCGTTCCCAACGTCAAAGTCACTTTGACCGAAACCAATACCGGCGTCACCAAAACGGCGACGACCAATGACAGCGGCAATTACAACTACCCCGACCTGCCGCCAGGCACCTACAGTGTGACCAGCGAGGTCACAGGCTTCAAGAAGGTAACCCGGACGGGAGTCACCCTCCAGGTGAATACCACGGCCCGCGTCGATCTGGTCCTGCAACCCGGCAACGTCTCCGAAACCATCGAAGTCTCTGCCCAGGCCGCCCTGCTCCAGACGGAAACGGCGACCACGGGCAGCCAGATGTCGGCCGTGCAGACGGAAAACCTGCCCCTGGGCACGAACCGTAACTTCCAGAATCTGTTGAACCTGGTGCCCGGCACCAGCCGCGCGTCGTTCCAGCACTCGCAGTTCTTCAATGCCGCCAGTTCCCTGCAAACGCAGGTCAACGGGCAGATGCGCATGGGCAACAACTACCAGATCGAGGGCATCGACAATAACGAGCGCACGGGCCTGCTGCAGGTCTATATTCCACCAATCGAAGCCATCCAGAACGTCGACGTGGCGACCAGCAACTTTGACGCGGAACTGGGCCGCGCGGCCGGCGCCGTCACGAACGTGATGCTCAAGTCGGGCACGAACGAACTGCACGGCGCGGCCTATTACTTCATGCGCAACAGCGCGCTGAACGCCCGCAATTTCTTCGATACCTCGGTGGGCCACCAGGCTTACAACTACTTCGGCGGCAATGCCGGCGGAGCCATCATCAAGAACAAGCTGTTCTATTTCGGCGACTATCTGAGAATCACCGATCACCAGGCGAACACCAACCGCTTGAACATTCCAGCCGCGGACCTTCGCACGGGCGACCTAAGCCGTTCCACTACGCCGATTTACGACCCGGCCACCGGCAATGCCGACGGCACGGGCCGCGTCCCGTTTACCAACAACGTCATCCCCACCAGCCGCATCAACCCCATCTCCGCCAAGATCCTGGGCTTGGTCCCGGCCCCGACCTCAGCAGGCGACACCAACAACTGGTTCGGCCTGCTGCCCTTCACCAAGGACACCGATTCCCTCGACTGGAAGATGGACTACAACAAGTCGGATAAAGACCGCCTCAGCGGCCGCTTCAGCTTCGCCCGGCCTGTGGTTTTCCAGGCCCCTGCCTTCGGCGCGGCCGGCGGCGCGGCCCAGAGCGCCTTCGCCGGCACCGGCATCCAGCGCACCTATAGCGCCGGACTGAACTACAACCGGGTCTTCTCCACCACCCTGGTCTCCGAATTCCGCGTGGGCGTGGCCCACTACCGGAACGATGCCCAGAACGCCGACTTCGGCACCAAGTCGTCCGAAGCGCTGGGGATTCCCGGCGTCAACATCGACGCCTACTCCAGCGGCCTGGTTGGCATCAATTTGAACAACGGATACAGCAACCCGTTGGTAGGCTACAGCGCCAGCCTCCCCTGGAAGCGCGCCGAAGCCAACATCGACATTGCCAACACCTGGACCAAGACGTTGGGCAACCACACGATCAAATGGGGCGCCGACATCCGCCGCGTTCGTGACGATTTGCTGCAGATGCAGACGTTCAGCCCGCGCGGCGTCTACAACTTCGGCGACGGCCAAACCTCCATCCCAGGCGCCAAGACCAGCTTTATGAACAACATGGCCAGCTTCCTGCTGGACGTGCCCAGTTCCGCCGGCCGCGACCTGGCCACCTACTTCCCGGCCTACCGCGCCTGGCAGTCGTTCTTCTTTCTCCAGGACCGCTGGCTGGTCACCCCCAAGCTGACCGTCAATATCGGCCTCCGCTGGGAACTCTATCCCCCGGCCACGCCGCGGTTTAAGGGCGGCTTCTCGAACTACGACCCGTACAAGAACACCCTCTCGGTCGCCGGTTACGGCAGCGTCCCGATGAATCTGGGCATCACCAACCACAAGGACTACTTCGCGCCCCGCCTCGGCATCGCTTACCGTCTCAACGACAGGACGGTCATCCGCGCCGGCTCCGGCATCAGCTACACGCCCTTCCCGGACAACAGCTACGCCTACAACTACCCGGTGCGCGCCAACAATTCGTTCAACCCGGCCGTGGCTAGCTACGGTCCGGCGATCCTGCCGGACGGCTCCGTCGCCACCTTCCAGAAGGGCTTCCCTGCCCCCATCCAGGTGCCCATCCCGGATAGCGGAATCATCACGAACCCCGACAAGAATCAGGCCTATTTCGTCGTGAATCCGGGCTACAAGAATCCCCACGTCATCAGTTGGAACTTCGCCATCCAGCGCCAGTTGCCGATGCAGCTCGCCCTCGACGTCACCTACGTCGGCAACCACGGCGTGAACACCGGCCTGAACTACAACCTGAACGCCGCCACCGTCGTCGGCCAGGGGAACAACGGCCTGCCGCAGTTTGGACCGTTCGGCCGCACGGCCTCCACCAACCTGCTGTTCGCCGGCTTCTCCTCCATGTACAATGCCCTGCAGGTGAAACTGGACCGCCGTTTCCAGACTGGCCTCACCATGACCACCGCGTACACATACGGTAAGGGCATGGCGTTCCAGGACGGCGACGACGGCGGTGCGGCTTACTACATCAACTTCCGCCGCAACTATGCCCGCACCAACTGGGATCGTACCCACACGTTCGTCCAGAGCTATGTGTACGAACTGCCCATCGGCAAGGGCCACCCTTTCCTGAACTCGGGCTGGGCCTCCCATGGCCTGGGCGGATGGAAGGTCAACGGCGTCCTGACTCTCATGTCTGGTATGCCTGTGAACTTCAGCTACAGCGCCGCGGGCCTGTCGGCTCCGGGCAACAGCCAGTCTCCGAATCAGATCGCGCCCATCGAAGTCCTGCACGGGATCAACGTGGGCAATCCCTGGTTCAGCACCGGCAGTTTCGCGGCTCCGGAAACCGGCGTCTTCGGCAACCTGGGCCGGAACAACTTCAGCGGACCGGGCTTCTTCAACCTGGATTTCTCGCTCTTCAAGATCTTCAGGATCTCTGAACGCATGGGCCTGGAAATTCGCGCCGAATCGTTCGGCATCACGAACACCGCGCAGTTCAACAACCCGAACACCACGCTCGGGAACGCGAACTTCGGCTTCATCACCGGAGCCGGCGGCGGCCGCAACATGCAATTGGGCGCCAAGCTCACGTTCTAG